A genomic window from Daphnia carinata strain CSIRO-1 chromosome 9, CSIRO_AGI_Dcar_HiC_V3, whole genome shotgun sequence includes:
- the LOC130688206 gene encoding DNA polymerase delta catalytic subunit-like — protein sequence MGFGPDIEKIVNHPTMPPKGIRRVCMFTVSLSHKSEKSPYLEIWQSVTDFGRTMIEKTREDVESKFCVENGYAQDAKVTYGNTDTVMVKFGVPGVPTVAEAMELGREAAAFVSAKFVKPINLELGKVYYTYLLINKKRYAGLYWTKPEKFDKMDCKDIETVRRDNCQLVANLINSCLQKILVERDPDGALEYAKQTISDLLCNKVDISLLVITKELTKTDKDYASKQAHVELAHKMRKRDAGTTPKLGDRVPYIIIAAAKNEPQGGRPDFCPGTQRTY from the exons atgggtttcggtcccgatattgaaaaaattgtcaaccatccaacgatgccTCCGAAA ggaatccgtcgtgtttgtatgtttacgGTTTCACTGTCGCACAAGTCGGAAAAATCGCCATATCTGGAAATTTGGCAAAGTGTGACGGATTTTGGCAGAACTATGattgagaaaacaagagaggatGTGGAGTCTAAATTTTGCGTCGAGAATGGCTATGCCCAAGACGCCAAA GTAAcctatggtaacacagataccgtaatggtgaaattcggtgtacccggtgtacccacggtggccgaagccatggaattaggccgagaagctgccgcatttgtgtcggcaaaatttgtcaaacccattaatttggaattgggAAAAGTCTATTACacctatttattgatcaacaaaaagag gtatgcaggattgtattggaccaaacctgaaaagtttgacaaaatggattgtaaagATATAGAAACcgttcgtcgtgataattgccaactcgttgccaatcttatcaatagctgtctgcagaaaattttggtggagcg agacCCGGATGGAGCCttagaatacgccaaacaaacaatttccgACTTGCTgtgcaacaaagtcgatatctcacttctggtgattaccaag gagctgactaaaacagataaagactacgccagtAAACAAgcacatgtggaactagctcacaagatgcgtaagcgagatgctggtacaacgccaaaattaggggatcgagttccgtataTCATTATCGCAGCTGCTAAAAACGAacctcaag GCGGAAGACCCGATTTTTGTCCTGGAAcacagcgtacctattga